A single Heterodontus francisci isolate sHetFra1 chromosome 32, sHetFra1.hap1, whole genome shotgun sequence DNA region contains:
- the LOC137347751 gene encoding P2Y purinoceptor 2-like has translation MTFHTSISNTTCKPQKLVIFIPAFLSVLFIIGFVLSALSLHTFWFRFKTWKTGMIIQFNLALSDISIVPAAPLMIIYFSMSNHWPFGQFLCQLKVFVLSIHMYGSIYFLTLVSVHRYITVVRLTKSSIFNNKRFVKSICMAIWIFLFINALPFFFVLKTSEMSNITQCLSVHQNEMSSVYFTWSMVILFPGFVIPFGVSAICYILLGSYIVKMDTSLSSGKAMKVKSMGMIAVSLVTFLVCCLPVQVSRLAAVTVKEFYPEKCELLYSIENIYYTSFALANVNCCLDPLLYWFSSGKFQAAFKSTLSLFRCHCKKENPSFNTDIQLQQQDPQIKQ, from the coding sequence ATGACCTTTCATACTTCGATCAGTAATACCACATGTAAACCTCAGAAACTGGTTATTTTCATCCCTGCTTTTCTAAGCGTTCTTTTTATAATTGGTTTTGTTTTGAGTGCCTTGAGCCTGCATACGTTTTGGTTTCGCTTCAAGACGTGGAAAACCGGAATGATCATCCAGTTCAATCTAGCTTTATCAGACATCAGCATAGTTCCAGCAGCACCGCTTATGATCATCTATTTCTCAATGTCAAATCATTGGCCATTTGGACAGTTCCTGTGCCAGTTGAAAGTATTTGTATTATCCATACATATGTATGGCAGTATCTACTTTCTCACTTTGGTGAGTGTGCACAGATATATCACAGTTGTACGCTTGACCAAAAGTAGTATTTTTAATAACAAAAGGTTTGTCAAGTCAATTTGCATGGCCATATGGATTTTCCTTTTTATTAATGCATTACCATTCTTTTTTGTCCTCAAAACCTCTGAAATGTCTAACATTACCCAATGCTTAAGTGTGCATCAAAATGAAATGTCATCTGTATACTTTACATGGAGCATGGTCATTTTATTCCCTGGGTTTGTCATTCCATTTGGAGTTTCAGCCATTTGTTATATTCTACTTGGATCTTATATAGTTAAAATGGACACCAGCCTTTCAAGCGGAAAAGCTATGAAAGTGAAATCAATGGGGATGATTGCAGTGTCTCTGGTCACATTCCTCGTTTGCTGTTTGCCAGTACAGGTGTCACGTTTAGCTGCTGTTACTGTGAAAGAGTTCTATCCTGAGAAGTGCGAGTTGCTGTACAGCATCGAAAATATTTATTATACATCTTTTGCACTGGCCAATGTGAACTGTTGCCTGGATCCTCTACTCTACTGGTTTTCCAGTGGAAAATTTCAAGCAGCTTTCAAAAGTACTCTAAGTTTATTCAGATGTCATTGCAAAAAGGAAAATCCAAGTTTCAATACAGATATTCAGTTACAGCAGCAAGACCCACAGATTAAACAATGA